Genomic DNA from uncultured Methanospirillum sp.:
CTCCGGAATCGGGGTTTCACTACTCGGTCTCGTCCCTGATCAGTACATGGTCATGCTCATGTGTGTCATCATATCTGCGGTAGGGCATGCAAGTTTCCATCCCGGTGCACTTTGCAAGGTCTCTGCACTGGCAACCGGGCAGTCACGTGGCCGGCTTACCTCGTTCTTTGTTGTCGGAGGGAACATGGGTATGGCACTTGGCCCGATCATTGCTGGTATTGTACTGACTTCCGGAGGGATCCCCATGGTTTCAGCATTGATCGTTCCTGCAATACTGGCAGCGGCGATCCTCTATGTACGGCCTGTTCCAGATGTCTGCCCGGTTGTAAAAGAGAAGATTAGATCAGGCGGTGAGGACTGGAACCCTGTTAAACTGCTCTTTGCAGGCTCAACACTCAGAGCCTGGGTCACGTTCGGAGCGATGACCTACTTCCCGACCTTTCTCGTGCTTCAGGGTTATCCTCTGATAGAAGCAACCACCCTGGTCAGTATCATGCTGGTTGCCGGTGTTGTCGGTCAGATCAGCGGCGGAATCCTATCAGACCGGATAGGAAGAAAGAAAGTTGTTGTGATCACAACGATAGCATCAATCCCTGCATTTGCCGGAATCCTGATGACCCATGGAATAATTCTGATCTTCTGTATGTTAGCCTTCGGGTACCTGCTCTGGTCCTCGTTTGCAGTAACCATAGCAATGGCACATGAACAGATTCCCTCGCAGATAGGGCTGATCTCCGGATTATTCCTGGGAATTGCCATGGGTGCCGGTGGAATCGGTGTCTCGATATCAGGAGCGATAGCCGATCAGATCGGGCTGATGGCCACCCTTGCGTTCTTCCCGATACTCCTGGTTGCAGCCAGTATCCTCTTCATGATGGTCAAAACACCTGACCGTAACAGGACTTCTGAATAAGGTGGTTATGAGAGCCTTCCTCTTCAACCTCTTTTTGGATATATCTTCCATGGAATAGACTCATCAGTTCTGGATGTCTGTCTCTTCTGGATCTGACATCCTCAGAGAGTGAACAGATTAACCTGAATATTCATGAGAAGATTCAGGGTTCTACAACTGCTGGAAGATCTGTTTTAATGTGGGTAGCAACCATTATGGGACTGGTCCTTCGGATTTGCACATCCCGATCACTTTCGCTCTGTTTCCCTGAACTTTTTATACTACCAGTCACACGATATGATCAATGCGGGATCGGAATAACCCTCTGAAACATCTCTCCCCCTGATGCGTTTACAATTGTCCTGGCATCCCGGGAAATTTTCAGGAGAGATCTTGCTGATCTGCCTGTCCGGTATCCCAAAGTAAAGATAACCTACCTGACAGGACTCATCGGTGTGCCCTATCTTCTTCTGAAGGAGCAGTACCAGGAGAGTCTTGATTTTCGCATAGCAGAGACGTTCGAGAGACTCATCACGATAGTCAGGTCTGATAGATCTGCCCTGCTCGTTATCGGGCACAGCCCGGTCCGGTTCGGTGATGATCATACAGGCAGGGCAACCCTGTTTGGAGAGGTCTGCAGAGAGCGGGCGAAAAAATGTGGTCCTGTTGTTCTGCTTGCAACCCATTCGGATCCGATCCTTTCAACCCTCAAAGAGATCGCTGATTACTTCATCGAGTTTGGTGGGATCAGGCTCTGTGGTCTCCGGCTTGCAATAAAGGAGCAGACCACTCTTGAGAGCCTCCCAGTCACCCCCGGGATTAAGGGAGACGAGAGATTATACGGTCAGATGAAACTTGAATGGTAACATGAAACCGGAATTGTGGCAACTTCGACCTGGTGGTCAAGGTTATACCTGTTGAGATCAAAGGAGCCATATGTATCTCAGATACCTGATCCTCGGGTTGTGTGTCTGTCTTATAACCCCTGTCCTGTATGCTGATCGCGATCCTTATGCCCCTGATCCGGGAACTATTATCCTTACCTCGGTTCCGGATATCAGGCAGAGTACAGATTACAGCAGTGGGGCCTCTGCCCTTCAGGCAGTTCTTGCGTACTGGGGAGTAGAAAACAGGGAGGGGTCCCTCATGAAAGAACTGAACTCAAACCCGGAGAGTGGTACTACACCCGGGAATCTTCTTGATGTTGCCTCCTCACGTGGTCTGAACGCCTTCATCTCTGAAAATATGTCAGTAGATGACCTGAAGTCGTACACTCAGAATGGAATCCCCGTTATGGTAACTGCACAGGCATGGAATGGCGATTATGATTCAGACGGAACATGGGTGACAAAGGTCCCGGATAACTGGGAGGATACATGGGAAGACGGGCATTATATGGTGGTCATCGGAGTGGACACCAGCAATGTGTACCTTGAAGATCCCTCACTCCTCGGAACCCGTGGGGTGATCCCGATCAAGGAGTTCATCTCACGATGGCACGACTATGAAGGTGGATCAGGACCGTCTGGCCTAAAAAATGTTCATTCTCACATGGGGATCATCATCAAAGGGAATGAGCCTGCACGATATCCGGTCTATACCCGGGTGACCTGATCAATCAATTTTTTCCTTGACAGAGCTCTCTGTGAAATCTCCATACTCCGGTTACGATGAAGGAACCGGTTGATCCGTGCACAGAGAACGTAATAATCCCTGCCCAATCACGATTTTGTGCGATGAGTCTTCTCATTGAATCCTGGTCATCAGTTCCTCCGTTCTGTTCCAAACAGTGATATTTCCCTCACCATGAATTGCCGATCAGGGATACAAAACCAGAGCAGAGCCTGCAGGTTTTCCATTTGAGAGTACTGCGTTCAATGAAGTAATTGGTGCACAGAGGTTCATGGTATGTAACGACAGGGGTATCTGATCAGATCCCTGGTGCTGTACAACCGTTATTGTGAGAACACAGTAAACTATGCCCAGGGAGGCAAGATTATGAGAATGATCATTTTTTCGATCTAAGCTGATGATGTTCAGAGCATCAACTGTCAACAGCCTCCTGTCTTTTTGTGCGCCATTTCTTTCCAGATGACGAGTCCTATTCCTGAAGGTACGTAGACTGTATATCTGAAACCCATGTAAATGAGGTGGTACCCTGAAACTTTGTAACCTCCCTCATCCATACGGTATTGTGTAGTGTTCTTACAATCTCTCGTACGAATGCTTCGTGTGATATTATGACGCAAAAAGGATTCTTACCTGGTTTTTATCTTTTAATATGCACCCTGCTACTCTTTGTTCTGGTAGGTATGGTATCCGTGGTCGCCGATGGTCCCTTTGACGGAACGTTTACCTCAAACTCTGGTGAGACGTATGATGACAGCCAGTATGTCTCAAGGAGCAATGTCATGGAGTCTACCGTTGATCCGTCATTCTGGGATGAACGTGAGTCTTTGTCCATCAGCAAACCGGAGAAGCGGCTGGTTCTTCCCCCATCAGACCCGAATAATCCAACTCTCCAGCCCGGCTCTATTGTAAAGCAACCATCCGGAAGCCTGACCGAGGAAGAACATACACTTATCAGCAAGGCACAGGAAGTGGCCTTAATGCTTGTGAATATTCCATATTACCAGGCTGGAGAGCATGTCTTCAAACTTGACGACAAGCAGCATGTTCAACTGAGTTCTGTCAAGTACGCAGCATCAAAGGAGTATTATGGCAGGACTGATGTCTCCTCATCGTGGGTGACAGACTTCTATAATGCAGCCTACAGCAATGATTACACAAATGTGACCTCATTACTTGATGAGTTGCCTGCTGAAATCCGCACTCCCAAAGTATAATCGCAGTTTTTTTAAAACCTATTTTTTTTATCTATGTCTCTGACTAGAATCACCCAGGCGTTCTGGCAAAAAATCTTAAAAGGGATACTCCATTACCACAAATCTCCGTTAAAGTCAGAGAACGGGCTTTTCGGCCAATAATATGGTACCTCTTCAGTCGGGGTTGGTGTAACGGTTGAAGAGAGCGTGTACGGGACAACTCCAGGATACATGGCCTTAATCTGGTTCCATACCTTCTGGGATGCGGCCTGGTATTTTCTGGCTTCACTAATCATGGTATCATCCCTGTACACCGGTGAGTATGGTTTATCTGCCAGGTTCAGAGCATCAGATAACTCATCTCCTGATTTAGATGCATAGTAAAGGTAAGCGTTGATCTGTTTTGCAGTCGGATAGAAACCGGGACTGATATTCATCCTGGCGAGTTTCTGTTGTGCGGATTGGAGTTCCCGCAGGGACGTACCATTAGGAATCGTTGTGTTTGAAAGGCCGTAGATTGTTTCATTTGCGAGTTCAAGGAACTCTGAATCCTGGTATGGTCCGTTAGCAGGTGATGATTTCAGCGGGAACATGACCGTTGGAAGAGCTGAAGCATAACCTGTGCATACACAGACAAGAATGAGAAGAGTAAGGAATGTTCGTCCTGATACCGCTTTAAGACGGTTTTGGATTTCTGGTGAGAGTTTCTCGTTTCTTTTCTGTGTCATGGGCCTTCCCTCATGTGACTCATCAGTGTGCATGGATAAAGTGTTTTTCTTGTATCCGATCCAGAGAAAAAATCATTAGGTCGAACCTCTCATTTTGCGATGAGATCGATATCCTCATGGCCCGTAATGTCAAAGCGTACTGAACACCGGGCAAATCATGAACTATCTCCATGCCTGCTACCACCCAGATACCTGTCAGAAACTCTTCATATTTGGAGAAAATCCTGAATATACATCCCCGAAGAGGAGAGGCAGAAGGCCACACAATGCTGTAATGCAGCATCCCTCCTGTCTCCCTATTGAATTTCTTTCAAAGCTCCTGCTTGAATATGATTCTGGTATCACATCAAATGCTGAAACTCTCACTCTGAACCTGCCTGTCCTGAACAATTGTCCGGTTTAACCCTCTGATCCCCTCGCTGATGAGTCTGTATCATTCTCTCCTGTTCTTGTTCATGCCGTGTCAGTCGGGATACCCGACCTGCTCCGGCTGTTTCCTGCTCTATCACTTTCTTCTCCTGAAATCCGTATCTCTGACAGTCTGATCTTTTTCAGGTATGCGTTTGAGTTTGCCATGGAACTCGTTTCACGTGAGCGGTTTATTCCGGCATTGGATGAGGAACAAGGTGGAATCGGGAACTGGGCCGCACTCATTAAAGGTGAAGATCATTCACGATTAGAACAACTTGCAGTGTGCATGCCACTTGTATGTGGCTCTTTTGCAGAATCTCGCACTGACTCCCTGACTCTTCTTACCAGGTTCATCCATGCGGTTGTGAACTCCCTGGTTGTTGAATCAAGTGTACTTATTGTGTCACCACTCAGAGGAAGGGCTGCAAACCTTGAGAATCCTGCAATTGCCTGGTACAGAGCCCTGAAAGGCGATGAGGATGCCCGCTCCTCTCTGTCACTTAAAAATGCAGACTTTCTTGAATCTGCCAGATTATGGCTGAATCCAAAGACGAATGACACGAAGCCGTTCTCAACCTGCATCAGACTTACCGAACCATCTGATGAGATCCCTCTATTCAGCATCGAATTTCACCTGCAGGCACGTGATGACCCCTCCCTTCTTGTCTCCGCAGCAGAAGTCTGGAAGAAAAAGACTGGATCTTTCACATCTCTCAATCACCGGTTTGAACGGCCGCAGGAGAATCTTCTCGCAGACCTTTTTGCAGTTGGGAAGGTCTTTTCTCCTGTCAACACTGCTCTGAAATCAAGGGCACCGGTGGGCACCACCCTGACACCGAAAGAGGCGTCATCATTTCTTACAGAATATGCTTCCCTGATTCAGCAGATGGGTATCTCTGTTCTGCTTCCAAGCTGGTGGAAAGATACAACGAAAAAACCACGGCTCCGACTTCTGGTGAATGCCCGAAAACGACAGGGGAAGCAGTCGAGTGGTAAGGGTTTTTTCTCATTTTCTGCTCTGCTCTCATACAAGTGGGAGATTGCTATCGGTGATCAGGTCATCTCTGCTGATGAGTTCGAGACGCTGGTGAAACTGAAAAAGTCTCATATTCACATAGGTGGGAGATGGGCCGCTTTCAACTCTGATGAACTGCAGCGTGCTGTGCGGGCATTTCAAAAACAGTACCCTGATGGTGTCATTCCGGTGATGGACGCCCTCAAGCTGGGTCTTACCGGTGAGAATGAGACCGGTGACCCGGTTGAGATCTCCTGTGCAGACAAGTCCTCCCGTGATTACCTGGGTCTTCTCCTTGGTTCAGAACCATCGATTCCTTCAAAAACCATCGTTCCTGCAGGTTTCAGGGGAATCCTCCGTCCGTACCAGGTGACAGGGCTCTCCTGGCTGTCATCTGTAACCGGGAGGGGACTTGGTACCTGCCTTGCTGATGATATGGGGCTTGGCAAGACTGTTCAGGTGATAGCCTATTTCCTTGCACTGAAAGAGCAGCAGAAAGCACCATGCATGTTACTCGTTGCCCCGATGTCCCTTCTCGAAAAATGGCAGCGTGAACTCTCGCGTTTTTCGCCTGGATTGTCAGTCCATATCCATCACGGAGCAGGAAGACTTCTGGAAGAGGCATTTGTACAGGCGGTGCAGACTCATGACATTATACTGACAACCTACCAGATGGTTCAGCGTGATGAAGCCCTCTTCTCTTCACAGTCCTGGGATGTCATGGTCCTCGATGAGGCACAGAACATCAAGAACAATGAGGCTAAACAGACCCGTGCAGTAAAAAATATTCCGGCCCCTATCAGGATCGCTCTTACCGGGACACCGGTTGAGAACCGGCTGATGGAACTCTGGTCAATCATGGACTTCATAAACCCGGGATACCTCGGGCAGCCGGGGGCGTTTGCCCGCAGGTATGCCACGCCGATAGAGAAGTATCATGATCAGGATGCTACAGAAAAACTGCAGGCTCTGGTAAAACCGTTTGTCCTCCGGCGGGTTAAAACTGATAAGCCCATCATTTCAGATCTTCCTGAAAAGAATATCCAGAAACGGTACTGTACGCTCACTCCTGAACAGGCGACCCTGTACCAGGCAACGGTAGATGGGATGCTCAAGGATGTGGAACATGCAGAAGGGATTGCCCGTCGTGGCATCATCCTCACAGCCCTGCTCCGACTTAAACAGATCTGTAATCATCAAAATGCCTATCTTGACGATGGAAAACTCACTCCCGGCCGTTCTTGGAAGATCTCCATGCTTTTCACCCTGCTCGAAGAGGTGATTGCATCTGGTGATGCAGCGATCCTGTTTACTCAGTTTTCTACGTTTGGTGAGAGATTGCTCGGGTTAATGCGGAGCCATTTCCAAGAGGAGGTACTCTTTCTTCATGGCGGAACCCCGAGGAAACAACGAGATGAACTGGTTCGGCGTTTTTCATCACCACAGGGTCCCAGGCTCTTCATTCTCTCCCTCAAGGCAGGCGGTGTTGGATTGAATCTTACACGGGCCAACCATGTCTTTCATATTGATCGGTGGTGGAATCCTGCAGTAGAGGACCAGGCAACTGATCGGGCATACCGGATTGGTCAGCAGCGAAATGTGGCTGTTCATCTTCTGATCAGCGCAGGAACTCTGGAAGAACGGATAGATCTGATGATAGAGGATAAACGCAGGCTTGCAGAGCGTGTGATAGGAACCGGTGAAGACTGGATTACATCGCTTTCAACAGATCAACTCCGTGATCTTCTGCGCCTTTCTGGTGAATGTATCGGGGGTGAATGATGGGCTTTTATTATTACGAGAAGACCAGTCCCCGTCCGGTAAAGGACGGGATAAAGGCAAAGAGCCGGAAGGGCTCGATCGGTCAGAAGTGGTGGTCACAGAAGTTTCTCGATGCCCTGCATGAGATGGGGATGGATAACCGGCTTGCCAGAGGGAGAACCTATGCCAGAAAGGGACAGGTGATCAACCTCACAATTAAAGAGGGGTCTGTCCAGGCAAAAGTCCAGGGTTCGTCTCCAAAGCCGTATTCTGTGAGCATCGGTATGCAAAACTGGGATTCCTGGCAATGGGATCGGGTGTTTGAAGAGATCTCGTCCCAAGCCATCTATTCAGCCCAGCTCCTTGCTGGTGAGATGCCCTCTGACATCAACGATCTTATCCTAAAGGCAGGTCTGACTCTCTTCCCTGGAACAGATAAGGATCTCAAGACATCCTGTTCCTGTCCTGACTATGCAAATCCATGCAAGCACATCGCTGCAGTGTATTATATTCTGGCAGAGCGGTTTGATGAAGATCCTTTCCTTCTCTTTGCCATGAGGGGGAGAACAAAGGATCAGATCCTGGAGGAACTCAATGCACGAAGGGGGGCCGATGATAATGTTTCCTCAAATACATCTCCTGATATTGTTGTCCGGAAAGATCCAGAAGAACTGACTGTGGCAGGCTTTTACTCGTTCAGGTCCCCGATTGAAGGATTTAAGGTATACCCTGGTGCTGAACCTCCGGTGAAAGGGCTGACCTCAAAGCGACTGTCCGGCTCTCCGTTCGAGGCAGGAAAGAAAAACCTTGCAGATCTTCTGCTCCCGTTTTATATTACTGCTCCTGCTTCTATCCGGCGGATTGTCCATGGGGATGAACCAGTGTCAAAGGAGAATGACTGATCCGGGCTCCTCTTTTCCCTTGATACTTCTCTGTAAAATTTGGTAAATCATTTTTACCTGAAGAGTTCCTGATACTAAGTTAACATGTCCCTGATCGAAATCCTGATCCTCATCATCGTTCTTCTTCTCCTCTCCTGTATTGCCTGGAGACTGGCTTCGCGGCGAACAACACTTCCCTGTCCGGTGTGGATGCAATGGCTCCTCGATCCATCGCTTGGGAAAAGAGTGAGTGCACGGACCAGAAGAACGATCACCTATCTGGATCTTAAGCCCGGTATGCAGGTGCTTGACGCCGGTTGTGGTCCTGGCAGGCTCTCGATACCGCTGGCAGAAGCAGTGGGCCCACGAGGTTCTGTCACTGCAATGGATCTCCAGGAGGGAATGCTCGCAATAGTATGTGAACGGGCAGCAAAGAGTAATCTCTCCAACCTCTTCTACATTCGGGGAGGGATAGGAGAAACAAACCTGCCTGAAAATACATTTGACCGGGCAGTACTGATAACCGTTATTGGGGAGATCCCTGACCGTGAATCAGCCCTGCAGGATCTTTATACGGCCCTGAAACCCGGAGGAATCCTGCTTGTTGAGGAGACCATCAGGGATCCTCATTTCCAGACCCGGAGCACAGTCACACAACTAGCAGAGTCTGCCGGATTCAATGTAAAAGAGTTTTATGAAAATAGGTTCTCATTTACAATGCTTCTTGAAAAGCTAATCCCCTTCTGATCCTCCCTTATACCTGTTCTTTTCTGACCTCGTCAAGCCAGTCATTCAGGCTCTCAACAAATTTAATCCTCTCTTTGTGTGTAGCGGATCCTGATGATGAACCCGATACAGCGTTTGGTTCAAGCCTTATTACTGCCGGAGTGGTCTCGGAGATCCCCTCCCATGGATCATTTACCGGGAATCCAACGTTTTTGAGTGGAGGATCCCAGGTTGCATCGATCAGTTGCCAGGTCCCGTTCAGGAGTGCTGTGCAGCAGAGATGCGTGGAGGATGGGAGGAGTGGAAGCAGTCTGGTCATACTTTCTGGATATCCGACCTTCTGATCCTGCCATCTGAACGGGATCAGAGTGAATCGTATCTCTATTCCGAGACGCTTGAACATCCATGAAAGGAGCTGGTGTTTCGGTCCGCACCATCCCCGGTTGGCAGTGATCATCATCCTGATGATATCGTCTGTACCAAGCCACTCAGGGACGATTGCGTATGGGATATCCCTGATATGTGAGAATATGCTTATTCGCTGCTCAACCGGTGAGAGTCCACGTGTCCATCCGGTAAAGAGATCCTCCCTGAATTGATCACTTCTCTCGCTGTTCCGGCCGGACATCTTCACCTCTGATAGAGACCTTGTGATATTCCATATCGTCAGAGGAATGATAAGCCCACTGGTACCCTGATATCCTGGCCGCTGACATAAGATATTTAATGTCAACATGCGTATGTTGACTCATGCTTCTGCCGACGAACGACAAACAGTTCGGGTTCTGGGCAATGCGAAGAAGCGGAACTCCCAACATCACGATAGCGAATCTGGTCGGCGTCTCCAGGCAGGCAGTGTCCAGGGCTCTTTTGACCATGGACAAAAAGATCGAGACTGCACTTGGCGAGATGGCACATGCAAACCAGATCACTGTTGAAAAACTCAATGTTGAACGTGGCATTCTCATCGGCAGGTCTATCCCGTTCAATGCAAAGGCAATCGTCTTTGTCTCTGCAAAGCACGGGATGCAGGTCTGGTATGAACATGAAGGAGACTGTGGTTCATGTGAGAGGTTCACAGACTGTACTGAGTTGATCTGGGATTATGCAGAAGAACTTGGATTCAGTATTGAAAAGATTGATGATCCGACAAAAATGGCTGATGAACTGTTTAAGAAAGTTCAGGAACTGATCTGATGCTAATAATTCAACGATTATCTTCATGGGCAGGATGGTGTCCGATGAAAGCAGCTGCTTCAGGCAGGATGCAGGAAGGGATCATGAGTCCGGATGGCACCTCATCAGGTCAGGCAGGGCCTGCTGAAGCCAGGGCAATCCTCTTCTCATCTCTGAAATGGCTTGTTGCAGGACTCTCATATATTGTGGCGTTTTTATTCCTTCCATTTCTCCCTGAACAGATCCCTGTCCACTGGAATCTGTTTGGAGAGCCTGACGGGTTTGCAGGCCGGTCTATCGGAGCTTTTGGTCTTCCGATCATCATCACCCTGACGACATTATTCTTCACTCTCCTGCCCAGGGTTGGGAAGATGCAGTCTGCAATCAGGAGATCGTGGGATATTTACCAGATCGTGACTTTTTCGGTTGTGACTCTGATCTTTGCAATGGAGGTTACAACTCTTCTGATATCAGGAGGGATGGATATCCCGGTCTCGATCATCTTTCCGATGTTCCTGGGACTTCTTCTTATTGTAATTGGCAGTTTTATGCCATATACTGGGAGAAATCCCATCGTCGGGATTCGTCTTCCCTGGACTCTCAGGGACGATGAGATCTGGAGAAGAACGCATGAGATGGGAGGACCTGCTTTTGTTGTGGCCGGTGCTGTTATTGTACTTGTCAGCCCGATGGCAGGAGATCTGGCTCTGATTATGATGCTTCTCATTCTGACTATTGTAACCCTGTATACCACTATCTATTCGTACCGGATATCACAGGAAAAAATGTCTGAATTGGGTAATTATGACTGATAATTCTCAAGGAACAGTGACGGGGACCGATCCGGTAGTTACCGGATGGTGTCCAAACCATGGTATTGCTGTGAAAAAGAAAGAAGGGCCATTTTGTATGGGATTGATCTCACAGATCAGGGGTTCTGGTCCCCGTGACGGGATACCTGATATTGAAACCTATTCACACCGCCAGATTGGAATAGTCCAGATCTGGGCCAGCGTTGGTGCACTGGCAGTCCTGCTGGTAACATCGGTGCTTGTCCCGGAGATCTGGTTTTTATTTCTCGTGGCGATTCTTGCTCTTGGATTTGGATTGCTCTTCTTCTCAACGCTTACGGTGCAGGTCACTGAATCAGTGGTCTGTATCACTTTTGGCCCAGTTCCGGTAATACGAAAAAGAATTCCCCTGGAAAAGATCCACGAATGGTCCAGAGTAACAACTCCCTGGTATTATGGCTGGGGACTCAGGTACATCAAAAATGGCACGTTATACAATATCTCCGGGTTTGATGGTGTTGAGATCAGGTTTCAGGAAGGAAAGCGGATCAGGATCGGCACTGATGACCCTGCCGGGCTGACTGAAGCGATCAGGAAGGCTACAGACCTTCCACCATCTTCATCCTGATACCTGGTTTTCTGGTGTTGATCAGAGTCCCTCCTCTTTGAACACCTCTTCAGCGGCATACAGGGCATTCAATGTAGCAGGGAACCCTGCATACGCACTCATCGTGTTGATGATTGCAAGTATCTCATCCTTTGTCAGGCCTACATTGAGCCCTGCGTGGATATGAACCTTCAACTGGGGAATAGCATACCCCAGGGCCGTGCAGGCGCCGATTACAGCAACCTCCCTGGTTTTGTTGTCAATGTCGGTGATCGAGCAGATCTCCCCGAACGATCCGAGCAGGTAGTCTGCCATGAACGGGGATATCTTCTGGAGTTGCTCGTATACTGCCTCTCCTGCTCTTCCATCGATCTCTCTGAGTTTTTCTAATCCTGTTTCGATCTGTTTCTGTTCCATGCAGAGATGTTGCATCTCGTCTGATAAAATAGTTTGTTTGGTCTAACTAATCACTTATCGATCTGATCGCTTTTGGAAAAACTGGATATCATGATCATGAATGCCTCGGCCAGAATCTCTCTCTGCTCATGAGACGCCTGGCGTTCTACCTGTTGTATGAACCGCTTATATGCACGCTCTTTGTGAATGAAGATCTGATGACCCTGCTTTGTGAGAGAGAGGTGGTACTTCCGCTGATCCTCGGTTGACTGAGTGCGGGAGACGAACCCGTCTTTGATCAACCTGGTAACCGCCGCATTTACCGACGGTTTTGTCACCTGGAGGGCCTGCGCAAGCTGAGTAAGTGTTGTCTGCTCCTGGCGCCGTATCTCCCTGAGATAAAAGAACTGGTGAATGGTGATATCTGGAAGGCCTGTTGCCTTCATCTCTTCTTCATCCGCTACGCGGAGTACCTCATGGTATTGTTCGATAAACTGGAGAAACAACTCTCCGAGATCCATTGGGTATGTACTGGAAGACGGTATGCAATAAATTCACGGCAGAACCAATCAGGATCGATGAGAAAGATAATAATCGAAGTATAAAAAAACGCTCAAAATAGTATTATGTAGTAAAGTTCTACATAATACCATATGGATCGCACTAGTGGAGAGAAGCGTGCTCTCGACCTGATGGCTGTAACTCCGACAGCTGTTCTGACCACCATGGATGCGGATGGATGGCCAAGTACCAGGGCCATGCTAAACCTGCGAAATGTCGAGACCTAT
This window encodes:
- a CDS encoding MFS transporter, with product MSQLRQIGQLTLAHLVNDIYAPVLMALQPVLITMYGYSYFQAALLPVTHSLVSSLLQPVFGHLTDTRGLRVSVGLSILLSGIGVSLLGLVPDQYMVMLMCVIISAVGHASFHPGALCKVSALATGQSRGRLTSFFVVGGNMGMALGPIIAGIVLTSGGIPMVSALIVPAILAAAILYVRPVPDVCPVVKEKIRSGGEDWNPVKLLFAGSTLRAWVTFGAMTYFPTFLVLQGYPLIEATTLVSIMLVAGVVGQISGGILSDRIGRKKVVVITTIASIPAFAGILMTHGIILIFCMLAFGYLLWSSFAVTIAMAHEQIPSQIGLISGLFLGIAMGAGGIGVSISGAIADQIGLMATLAFFPILLVAASILFMMVKTPDRNRTSE
- a CDS encoding C39 family peptidase, which translates into the protein MYLRYLILGLCVCLITPVLYADRDPYAPDPGTIILTSVPDIRQSTDYSSGASALQAVLAYWGVENREGSLMKELNSNPESGTTPGNLLDVASSRGLNAFISENMSVDDLKSYTQNGIPVMVTAQAWNGDYDSDGTWVTKVPDNWEDTWEDGHYMVVIGVDTSNVYLEDPSLLGTRGVIPIKEFISRWHDYEGGSGPSGLKNVHSHMGIIIKGNEPARYPVYTRVT
- a CDS encoding DEAD/DEAH box helicase; amino-acid sequence: MSVGIPDLLRLFPALSLSSPEIRISDSLIFFRYAFEFAMELVSRERFIPALDEEQGGIGNWAALIKGEDHSRLEQLAVCMPLVCGSFAESRTDSLTLLTRFIHAVVNSLVVESSVLIVSPLRGRAANLENPAIAWYRALKGDEDARSSLSLKNADFLESARLWLNPKTNDTKPFSTCIRLTEPSDEIPLFSIEFHLQARDDPSLLVSAAEVWKKKTGSFTSLNHRFERPQENLLADLFAVGKVFSPVNTALKSRAPVGTTLTPKEASSFLTEYASLIQQMGISVLLPSWWKDTTKKPRLRLLVNARKRQGKQSSGKGFFSFSALLSYKWEIAIGDQVISADEFETLVKLKKSHIHIGGRWAAFNSDELQRAVRAFQKQYPDGVIPVMDALKLGLTGENETGDPVEISCADKSSRDYLGLLLGSEPSIPSKTIVPAGFRGILRPYQVTGLSWLSSVTGRGLGTCLADDMGLGKTVQVIAYFLALKEQQKAPCMLLVAPMSLLEKWQRELSRFSPGLSVHIHHGAGRLLEEAFVQAVQTHDIILTTYQMVQRDEALFSSQSWDVMVLDEAQNIKNNEAKQTRAVKNIPAPIRIALTGTPVENRLMELWSIMDFINPGYLGQPGAFARRYATPIEKYHDQDATEKLQALVKPFVLRRVKTDKPIISDLPEKNIQKRYCTLTPEQATLYQATVDGMLKDVEHAEGIARRGIILTALLRLKQICNHQNAYLDDGKLTPGRSWKISMLFTLLEEVIASGDAAILFTQFSTFGERLLGLMRSHFQEEVLFLHGGTPRKQRDELVRRFSSPQGPRLFILSLKAGGVGLNLTRANHVFHIDRWWNPAVEDQATDRAYRIGQQRNVAVHLLISAGTLEERIDLMIEDKRRLAERVIGTGEDWITSLSTDQLRDLLRLSGECIGGE
- a CDS encoding SWIM zinc finger family protein; translation: MMGFYYYEKTSPRPVKDGIKAKSRKGSIGQKWWSQKFLDALHEMGMDNRLARGRTYARKGQVINLTIKEGSVQAKVQGSSPKPYSVSIGMQNWDSWQWDRVFEEISSQAIYSAQLLAGEMPSDINDLILKAGLTLFPGTDKDLKTSCSCPDYANPCKHIAAVYYILAERFDEDPFLLFAMRGRTKDQILEELNARRGADDNVSSNTSPDIVVRKDPEELTVAGFYSFRSPIEGFKVYPGAEPPVKGLTSKRLSGSPFEAGKKNLADLLLPFYITAPASIRRIVHGDEPVSKEND
- a CDS encoding methyltransferase domain-containing protein — translated: MSLIEILILIIVLLLLSCIAWRLASRRTTLPCPVWMQWLLDPSLGKRVSARTRRTITYLDLKPGMQVLDAGCGPGRLSIPLAEAVGPRGSVTAMDLQEGMLAIVCERAAKSNLSNLFYIRGGIGETNLPENTFDRAVLITVIGEIPDRESALQDLYTALKPGGILLVEETIRDPHFQTRSTVTQLAESAGFNVKEFYENRFSFTMLLEKLIPF
- a CDS encoding SdpI family protein; the protein is MLIIQRLSSWAGWCPMKAAASGRMQEGIMSPDGTSSGQAGPAEARAILFSSLKWLVAGLSYIVAFLFLPFLPEQIPVHWNLFGEPDGFAGRSIGAFGLPIIITLTTLFFTLLPRVGKMQSAIRRSWDIYQIVTFSVVTLIFAMEVTTLLISGGMDIPVSIIFPMFLGLLLIVIGSFMPYTGRNPIVGIRLPWTLRDDEIWRRTHEMGGPAFVVAGAVIVLVSPMAGDLALIMMLLILTIVTLYTTIYSYRISQEKMSELGNYD
- a CDS encoding carboxymuconolactone decarboxylase family protein, coding for MEQKQIETGLEKLREIDGRAGEAVYEQLQKISPFMADYLLGSFGEICSITDIDNKTREVAVIGACTALGYAIPQLKVHIHAGLNVGLTKDEILAIINTMSAYAGFPATLNALYAAEEVFKEEGL
- a CDS encoding MarR family transcriptional regulator; the protein is MDLGELFLQFIEQYHEVLRVADEEEMKATGLPDITIHQFFYLREIRRQEQTTLTQLAQALQVTKPSVNAAVTRLIKDGFVSRTQSTEDQRKYHLSLTKQGHQIFIHKERAYKRFIQQVERQASHEQREILAEAFMIMISSFSKSDQIDK